The Epinephelus lanceolatus isolate andai-2023 chromosome 16, ASM4190304v1, whole genome shotgun sequence nucleotide sequence GTTAGCCGAATTAACGGACGGACTCTGTTGGTTCTCATCAGATGTTCCTTAATGTTCCTGAGgctctgtgtctctttaaatTACCTGATAAACatttaacacacatatttattaATGATCTCTGGTTTAACGTTCCTACCGCCTGTGACGTTTTCAGTGACGTTTTCACTGCAAACGAACAAAACAACAGGAACACGTTAAAAACCTCTGAAAGTTCAAAGACGTTAAACTGATTTATATCGACGTGTTTTCACATGCGGTTAGCCTAGAGCCACGCTCGCGCAGACGCAAGTGACGTACAACCCGAACGTAAGCGTCGTCGACGCCTGACGAAGTGACGCAGGGTCGGGGAACCCGGAAGTGTTGTGGCTTTTGTTTACATCCTCCTCTTTGTTCGGTGGAAATTCCgccaaaatgcccaaaaaacgGTCGGTGAACACCGAGGACCGGGAGAACCGGAGCCTGCGGGCTGCAATCGACGAGCAACTGGCGGCAGCGGCGGAGGAGATCTTCTGGCTGCTGAAGGAGCGCAGACACGCGGCGGTGGAGCAGCTGAAGGAGCTGGTGACGGAGCGACTCACCGCGGCCGTGGAGCGGATCTTCACCGTGTTCGGAGCCTGCAAGGCGGCCGAGAGAGGACCGGGGGAGCCCGCAGAGACCGGAGGGATCGGAGGCGACAGCAGAGGTCAGTGTCCCGGTAACAGAGCCGGTAAAACCCGGTCTGACGTCACGGTCCGTTTACTGGGTGTTCTCCTCCTGTTCCCCTCAGTGTTCTCCTCCTGTTCCCCTCAGTGTTCTCCTCCTGTTCCCCTCAGTGTTCTCCTCCTGTTCCCCTCAGTGTTTTCTCTCCTGTTCACCTCATTGTACTCCTCCTGTTCCCTTCagtgtcccccccccccccccgttccCTTCAGTGTTCTCCTCACTTTCTCCCCATTGTTCATCTCATTGTTCTCCTCCTGTTCCCTTCACTGTTCCCCCCATTCCCTTCAGTGTTCTCCTCATTTTCTCCCCATTGTTCCCCTCAGTCTTTTTCTCCTGTTCCCCTCAGTGGTCTCCTCCTGATCTTCTCAgtgttctcctcctcttcccctcaGTGTTCTCCTCAGTGTTCCCCTCAGTGTTCTCCTCCTGTTCCCTCTCAGTGGTGTTCTCCTGTTCCCCCCAGTGTTCTCCCTCTGTTCCCCTCAGTGTTCTTCCTTTTTCTCCTCAGTATTCTTCTTCCTGTTCCCCTCAGTGTTCTTCTCCTGTTCTCCTGAGTGTTCTTCCTCTGGTTCTCCTGAGTGTTCTCATGTTCCCCTCAGTGTTCTCCTCCTGTTCCCTTCAGTGTTCCCCCTGGTTCCCTTCAGTGTTCTTCTCCTGTTCCCCTCAGTTTTCTCCCCCTTTCTCCTCAGTGTTCtccctctggtttccctcagtGTTCTCCTTGTGTGTCTATGTGAATATTCATGTTAATGGACACTAATAAATAGGTTCCTGCAGGTGTGTATAACTGGTGTCTGTCTGGTGTTAGAACTGTTCTTGGTATTGACGCAGAGATGTGAGATCAGATTGCGTCCATGAAGACGAGGGTCTGAGTGTGGAATCGTCTGTTTTTCACTGCAGAGTTCTGTCTGTCCGTTGGCGTGCGGAGTCTCTCTGAAGGAGAACATCTGAAGCAGAGCGTCTCTGTAGGCCAACTGAAGGAACCTCTGCCCAGCACATCCTCCAGACCAGAGGACCTCTCTGAACCAGACCACCAACCAGACTCTCCTGACGATGTGGccggtgaggaagaggaagaggacgaAGAAGCAACGCCTTACTGCTGCAAAGTGTGCAAGAAGTCCTTCGACAGGAAGGGCTTCCTGATGAAGCACGTGGAGAAACACCTGAAGGACGCTGACTGTCTCTGTGGTCTGTGCGGCGAGCATCTGGAGTCCAGCGATGAGCTGAGGCTGCACTTCCAGACGCACCGTGAAAGCAGCCGGACCTGCGATGTCTGCGGCAAGAAGTTCCCCTCCATCCGCGCCCAGGAGACACACCTGAGGCTGCACACCGGCGAAAAGCCCTTCAGTTGCCACGTCTGCGGTAAAGGCTTCAACCAGAAGGGCAACATGGTGACTCACCTGCGGATCCACACGGCGGAGAAGCCGTTCAGGTGCACCGTCTGCCACAAAGAGTTCAGCCACGCAGGCTCTCTGGAGCGACACATGAAGGCCCACAGCGGAAAGACACCATTCAGTTGCACTGTCTGCGGGAAAGGTTTTGGCAAGAGCGCCGAGCTAAGGCGACACATCCGGAGCCACGAGTCTGACGGCGTGCCCACCGCCAGGAGCAGGCGCAGGAAACCGAGTCTTACGCCGTCTCACTGCTGTAAGGTCTGCGGAAACGCATTCCACAACAAAGGGAACTTTGTGCGTCACGCTGAGACGCATCTAAATGACCCCGACAGCTGTTGCGGCATCTGTGGCGAGCAGGCGGAGTCCTCGGAGAGTCTGCAGCTCCACATCCAGAGCCACAGGGAGACCAGTAGGATTTGCGACATTTGCGGCATCAGCTTCAGGGACATGGAGATCCACATGAGGACACACACTGGACAGAAACCCTTCAGCTGCAAGGACTGTGGCAAAGACTTCCCCCGGAAGGGTTCCCTGGAGCGACACATGAAGCTGCACGCCGGTGACCGGCCCTACATCTGCGAGTTCTGCGGCAAAACCTTCATTGAGAACACCGTCCTCAAGAGACACATCAAGAGCCACACGGGGGGGAAGCCCAGGATCTACTCCTGTGATGTCTGTGGCAAGAAGTTCACCATGAGCCAGCACCTGGATGTCCACAAGAGGATCCACACTGGTGAGAAACCCTATACCTGCCGGGTCTGCGGGAAGAACTTCCGCCAGATCGGGAACCTGGACTCCCACATGAGGATCCACACGGGTGAGAAGCCATTCATCTGCAGCCTCTGTGGGAAGCGTTTCCGCCAGAAGATCTCGCTGGAGACGCACGAGAGGTTCCACAAGAAGGAGAAGCCATTCAGCTGCCAGCTGTGCAGCAAAGGCTTTGTCCAGAAGATCGACCTCAAACGACATATGCTAACACACACCGGCGAGAAACCCTACAGCTGCACAGTCTGCGGCAAGAGTTACCAGGAGAAACGCTCCGTGGACTCGCACATGAAGGTCCACACCGGAGAGCAGACTGCCAAAGACTCAGCGCTGACACTTGGACTGAAACGACAGGAAGGAATTCACGCCGACTTCATCCAGCTGTGACATCACATGAAGCTTCCAGTTAGTAAACAGTGGATATAAAACGTTGACAACTCTCCGTTAGAACTTTGGGTTCTTGTGATGAGACGAAAATTGAGTCCAGATGTTCTTGAGGGACTTTCCTGACACTGACTCAGGCTGcgttcacacctgtcctgtttggtgcggttggtttgccccctcagtgcagtttgtttgtgcaggtgtgaacacaccaaaccaactggACTGAGACCATCTATTAAAGAAGGTCTCGGCCCGgttgttacaaacaaactcaggTGCAGCTGGTTTGTGGTGAAAATGTGTTCTGACCTGGATCCGAACCAACAGCagtcacattacacattgtttgggttcttcaccgttttgtttacttcctggatttttcccacatggaaattctgaccaatcaagagcagatTTCTCAtgcaggcatttgatctg carries:
- the LOC117264111 gene encoding uncharacterized protein LOC117264111 yields the protein MPKKRSVNTEDRENRSLRAAIDEQLAAAAEEIFWLLKERRHAAVEQLKELVTERLTAAVERIFTVFGACKAAERGPGEPAETGGIGGDSREFCLSVGVRSLSEGEHLKQSVSVGQLKEPLPSTSSRPEDLSEPDHQPDSPDDVAGEEEEEDEEATPYCCKVCKKSFDRKGFLMKHVEKHLKDADCLCGLCGEHLESSDELRLHFQTHRESSRTCDVCGKKFPSIRAQETHLRLHTGEKPFSCHVCGKGFNQKGNMVTHLRIHTAEKPFRCTVCHKEFSHAGSLERHMKAHSGKTPFSCTVCGKGFGKSAELRRHIRSHESDGVPTARSRRRKPSLTPSHCCKVCGNAFHNKGNFVRHAETHLNDPDSCCGICGEQAESSESLQLHIQSHRETSRICDICGISFRDMEIHMRTHTGQKPFSCKDCGKDFPRKGSLERHMKLHAGDRPYICEFCGKTFIENTVLKRHIKSHTGGKPRIYSCDVCGKKFTMSQHLDVHKRIHTGEKPYTCRVCGKNFRQIGNLDSHMRIHTGEKPFICSLCGKRFRQKISLETHERFHKKEKPFSCQLCSKGFVQKIDLKRHMLTHTGEKPYSCTVCGKSYQEKRSVDSHMKVHTGEQTAKDSALTLGLKRQEGIHADFIQL